Proteins found in one Solitalea lacus genomic segment:
- a CDS encoding methyltransferase domain-containing protein produces the protein MSEIALETDYFTTDKHFDKLYAPRIQQLSERHWTPMSAAFQAAGFLTQIPGSKILDIGSGVGKFCLIGGYHFSHNHFYGVEQRYDLIYHAEAAREFSGLQNVSFIHSNFTHLDLDNYDHFYFYNSFYENKVHEDYRIDDSIAYSESLYDYYTNFLYNALDERPKGTRLVTFHSSHDEIPPGYQLKETFYKTQLTCWIKG, from the coding sequence ATGAGTGAAATAGCATTAGAAACCGATTATTTTACTACTGATAAACATTTCGACAAACTTTATGCACCCAGAATTCAGCAGCTTTCAGAAAGGCACTGGACACCAATGAGCGCTGCGTTTCAGGCTGCCGGTTTTCTTACCCAAATACCTGGTTCCAAGATACTGGATATAGGTTCAGGTGTTGGCAAGTTTTGCCTAATAGGAGGCTATCATTTTTCCCATAATCATTTTTACGGGGTGGAGCAGCGTTATGATCTTATTTACCATGCGGAAGCTGCCAGAGAGTTTTCTGGGCTACAGAATGTTAGTTTTATCCATAGCAACTTTACACATCTCGATCTTGATAATTACGACCATTTTTATTTCTACAATTCGTTTTATGAAAACAAGGTGCATGAAGATTATCGCATAGACGATAGTATTGCATACTCCGAAAGTTTGTATGATTACTATACAAATTTTTTATATAACGCTTTAGACGAAAGACCCAAAGGAACACGGCTGGTAACCTTTCATAGTTCGCACGATGAGATTCCTCCAGGATATCAATTAAAGGAGACTTTTTATAAAACCCAATTAACCTGTTGGATTAAAGGATAA
- a CDS encoding SulP family inorganic anion transporter, whose amino-acid sequence MKRKIKYYRLLWLKHDLPAGLSVFLVALPLCLGIALASGAPLYSGLLSGIIGGLVVSVVSGSSLGVSGPAAGLTTLLSASIISLGDYKIFLLAVIVAGLLQLLFGLLKLGAIANYFPSSVIKGMLAAIGIILISKQIPLAIGYDKPDFWTSGFPQLFSVNNFLGNFQNFNLHITRGAILITSISLAVLLLLQSRFFATKKLKIVPAPLVVVIIGITTNLFFNYFASGLSLKQTQLVTIPANIFSNISFPDFSKLFSTREIWKDGGIIGLFATLETLLCVEAVDKLDRQNRITPVNRELIAQGIGNIICGFLGAIPITSVVVRGSANVDAGARTKQSAFTHGLFLLLAVLFIPFLLSKIPYSSLATILMVTGYNLTKPKLFRNVWSLGWKQFTPFLITIVLILSTDLLIGVSIGLLISIYFIVQNNFQLEYKITKTLQHNTEVYYIKLNSNVTFLNKVKLRKALDQIPPYSVLTIDGSESNFIDYDILEVISEYENKAHNKHIEVHLSGITKVSVASIH is encoded by the coding sequence GTGAAGCGGAAAATAAAATATTACCGTCTTCTTTGGCTTAAACATGATTTACCTGCCGGTTTATCAGTTTTCCTTGTTGCACTTCCTCTGTGTTTAGGGATTGCTTTAGCATCTGGAGCACCTCTCTATTCGGGGCTTTTGTCGGGCATTATTGGGGGATTGGTAGTTTCAGTTGTTAGTGGTTCTTCATTGGGAGTATCGGGCCCTGCCGCTGGATTAACAACGCTATTGTCCGCCTCTATCATTTCATTAGGAGATTATAAAATCTTTTTGCTTGCTGTAATAGTAGCAGGTTTGCTTCAGCTTTTGTTCGGTCTGTTAAAGCTCGGAGCAATAGCAAACTATTTTCCTTCGTCGGTTATAAAAGGGATGTTAGCAGCTATTGGAATTATTCTAATTTCAAAGCAAATTCCTTTAGCCATTGGGTATGATAAGCCAGACTTTTGGACAAGTGGGTTTCCGCAATTATTCTCAGTAAATAACTTTCTGGGTAATTTTCAAAATTTCAATTTGCACATTACCCGCGGTGCCATTTTGATCACAAGCATTTCTTTAGCAGTGCTACTATTGCTGCAATCACGTTTTTTTGCAACAAAAAAGCTAAAAATAGTTCCGGCTCCATTAGTGGTGGTCATCATTGGGATTACTACCAATCTTTTTTTCAATTATTTTGCATCAGGACTTTCTCTTAAACAGACACAGTTGGTAACAATTCCTGCCAATATCTTCTCCAATATTTCTTTCCCTGATTTCTCAAAGCTGTTCTCTACAAGAGAAATTTGGAAGGATGGAGGAATTATCGGGTTGTTTGCAACGTTGGAAACTTTACTTTGTGTAGAAGCCGTGGATAAGTTAGACAGGCAAAACCGCATAACTCCTGTAAATCGGGAATTGATAGCACAAGGAATTGGTAATATTATTTGCGGGTTTTTAGGCGCAATTCCGATAACGTCTGTGGTTGTAAGAGGTTCTGCCAACGTAGATGCCGGTGCAAGAACAAAACAATCAGCTTTTACACATGGACTTTTTCTATTGCTTGCGGTACTTTTTATTCCATTTTTACTGAGTAAAATACCCTATTCTTCGCTGGCGACAATTCTGATGGTTACAGGCTACAATCTTACAAAGCCCAAGCTTTTTCGTAATGTTTGGAGTTTGGGATGGAAGCAATTTACTCCTTTCCTTATTACCATCGTTCTAATTCTTTCTACTGACTTGTTAATTGGAGTAAGCATTGGGTTGTTAATTTCTATTTATTTTATCGTGCAAAATAATTTCCAGCTGGAGTATAAAATCACAAAGACACTGCAGCATAATACTGAGGTTTATTACATTAAACTTAATAGTAATGTTACATTTCTTAATAAAGTAAAGCTTCGCAAGGCTTTAGATCAAATTCCTCCTTACAGCGTGTTGACTATCGATGGAAGTGAAAGTAATTTCATCGATTATGATATTCTTGAAGTCATCAGTGAATACGAAAATAAAGCTCACAACAAACATATTGAAGTTCATCTAAGCGGAATTACCAAGGTGAGTGTAGCATCAATTCATTGA
- a CDS encoding PhnA domain-containing protein, whose product MEVKDCSGNPLTDGNSIILIKSLKVKGSSLTLKKG is encoded by the coding sequence ATGGAAGTAAAAGATTGTAGTGGGAATCCATTAACAGACGGCAATTCAATAATATTGATTAAGAGTTTGAAGGTAAAAGGTTCTTCACTTACCCTGAAAAAAGGATAG
- a CDS encoding Crp/Fnr family transcriptional regulator, with translation MSIQGIFPIEKWNFRSDSILADLPAEEYALLYKNIIEQHYKKGEIIFKEGAVAFGIYFIRQGKVKKYKIDKDGKEQIIYVANSGDLIGYHAILSNERYQDTAATIEDCSIAFILKEDFLATLDQSPLLAKRLLRALSHEFTVLANSVSVLARHSVRERLAITLIVLREKYKTESGEANEAVINLSRNDLASMVGTAEENVVRLLKDFRTEGLIETKGRMILIKDVKKLVKISNYQF, from the coding sequence ATGAGCATACAAGGTATTTTCCCTATCGAAAAGTGGAATTTCCGGTCCGATTCAATATTAGCCGACCTCCCTGCTGAAGAATATGCACTACTCTATAAGAATATAATTGAGCAACATTATAAAAAGGGAGAGATTATTTTTAAAGAGGGAGCGGTTGCTTTTGGTATTTATTTCATCAGACAAGGAAAGGTAAAAAAATACAAGATCGACAAGGATGGAAAGGAACAGATCATCTATGTGGCCAACAGTGGGGATCTGATTGGCTACCATGCCATACTTTCTAATGAACGCTACCAGGATACGGCAGCCACAATCGAAGACTGTTCGATAGCCTTTATTCTTAAAGAAGACTTTTTAGCAACATTGGACCAATCACCATTACTGGCCAAGCGTTTATTGCGAGCATTAAGTCATGAGTTTACCGTTTTGGCCAACAGTGTTTCAGTTCTTGCCAGGCATTCAGTAAGGGAGCGTTTGGCAATTACGTTAATTGTATTAAGAGAAAAATATAAAACAGAATCGGGGGAGGCTAATGAAGCAGTAATCAACTTATCACGAAATGATTTAGCGAGCATGGTAGGCACCGCAGAAGAAAATGTCGTCCGATTGCTTAAAGATTTTAGAACAGAAGGACTTATTGAAACAAAGGGCCGAATGATACTGATCAAGGATGTGAAGAAATTGGTGAAAATATCAAATTATCAATTCTAG
- a CDS encoding HupE/UreJ family protein translates to MGPVCLILLSHSQNLGNCCRSVEGALASMGLPQQSIPLALFLFNVGVEIGQLIFVFVVLLVIRVIHHLLQKQQQQL, encoded by the coding sequence ATGGGTCCGGTTTGTCTGATACTTCTGTCTCATTCCCAAAACCTCGGCAACTGTTGCAGAAGTGTTGAAGGTGCATTAGCAAGTATGGGTTTGCCTCAACAGTCAATTCCACTAGCATTGTTTCTTTTCAATGTTGGAGTGGAGATAGGCCAGCTGATTTTTGTTTTTGTCGTTTTATTGGTGATCCGTGTTATACACCATTTGTTACAGAAACAACAACAACAACTTTAA
- a CDS encoding universal stress protein, whose translation MENIICAFDGLRFSESTKEYAIFLAKLHNAHLVGVFLDDFTRRGYKVYETVVLKGTPIEQLKELNEIDKETRKLSVEKFERACQEAGLNYSVHRDPNFAIRELLHESVFADLMVINYHETFSNRTEEPPTHIIDDLLSDVQCPVFLVPNKYNSIEKLLLLYDGKPSSVHAIKMFSYLLPNLKHLETNVISVKPPKESHHMPDNRLVKEFMKRHFPKADYTVLSGYPEEEIVQSLRIYGGNSLVVCGAYRRSAISMFFNQSIADTLMREVKMPLFIAHNK comes from the coding sequence ATGGAAAATATTATCTGTGCATTTGATGGTTTAAGATTTTCTGAAAGCACAAAAGAGTACGCTATTTTTTTAGCAAAGCTTCACAATGCTCATTTAGTAGGAGTTTTTTTGGATGATTTCACCCGTCGTGGCTACAAAGTTTATGAAACCGTGGTATTAAAAGGAACCCCTATTGAACAGTTAAAGGAATTAAATGAGATTGATAAAGAAACAAGAAAACTGTCGGTTGAAAAATTTGAACGAGCTTGCCAAGAAGCCGGTCTAAATTACAGTGTGCATCGTGACCCTAATTTTGCCATACGTGAATTGTTGCATGAAAGTGTATTTGCCGATTTAATGGTAATTAATTACCATGAGACGTTCTCCAATCGAACGGAAGAACCGCCAACACATATTATTGATGATTTATTAAGTGATGTACAATGTCCGGTTTTTTTAGTGCCTAATAAATACAACTCAATAGAAAAGCTATTGTTATTGTATGATGGAAAACCTTCATCGGTTCATGCAATAAAAATGTTCAGTTATTTGCTTCCTAACCTTAAGCATCTTGAAACGAATGTTATCTCTGTAAAACCTCCAAAAGAATCCCATCACATGCCAGACAATAGATTGGTAAAAGAGTTTATGAAAAGGCACTTCCCAAAAGCAGATTATACTGTTTTAAGTGGATACCCTGAAGAAGAAATAGTGCAAAGTTTACGAATCTATGGAGGTAACAGCCTGGTAGTGTGTGGTGCATATCGTCGGAGTGCTATATCTATGTTTTTCAATCAAAGTATTGCAGATACATTAATGAGAGAGGTTAAAATGCCTTTGTTCATTGCTCACAATAAATAA
- a CDS encoding TerB family tellurite resistance protein has product MFNDELYAELGKLFYLVASADRKVHMAEKESLIQLIQNTWIPLENSIDRHGTDKANIIDFSFEYEEAEGFPENEFESFESFYHANKERFTKEIITNILKTCHVIASAYHATNKKEQEVINKIAKLFEN; this is encoded by the coding sequence ATGTTTAATGATGAATTATATGCTGAATTAGGTAAGCTATTTTACCTTGTAGCATCCGCCGACAGGAAAGTACATATGGCCGAAAAAGAATCCCTCATCCAACTTATTCAAAATACCTGGATTCCTTTAGAGAATTCTATTGACAGGCATGGAACTGATAAAGCTAATATTATTGATTTTTCCTTTGAATATGAGGAAGCGGAAGGATTCCCTGAAAATGAGTTTGAGTCGTTTGAATCTTTTTACCATGCAAATAAAGAACGATTTACCAAAGAAATCATTACTAACATTCTGAAAACTTGCCATGTTATTGCCTCCGCCTACCATGCTACGAATAAAAAAGAACAGGAAGTAATAAACAAAATAGCCAAACTATTTGAAAACTAG
- a CDS encoding ferritin-like domain-containing protein — protein sequence MEKKNHSIITLHDLMIYELKKIADGELQLYKVLPMWINKASLLKLKEVLKKYTENIHQQTEKLETFFREEGILQVTDLNEAMKAFIKETECKINSCANTEVLDVCLLSSIQEINHYKISVYGTVTSFAHLLKKTKEAQLFHQAEIVEKHIDDRLSQLAEFEVNQKANIHIAFE from the coding sequence ATGGAAAAGAAAAATCACTCGATCATCACACTACATGATTTGATGATTTATGAATTAAAAAAAATTGCCGATGGTGAATTGCAGTTATATAAAGTGTTGCCCATGTGGATTAACAAAGCTTCATTATTAAAGCTCAAAGAGGTGTTGAAAAAGTATACGGAAAACATCCATCAGCAAACTGAGAAATTGGAAACTTTTTTCCGGGAGGAAGGTATTTTGCAGGTTACTGATTTGAATGAGGCAATGAAAGCATTTATTAAAGAAACAGAATGCAAGATTAATAGCTGTGCTAATACAGAGGTTTTAGATGTATGCTTATTGTCTTCTATTCAGGAAATTAACCATTATAAAATAAGTGTGTACGGAACTGTAACTTCCTTTGCGCACTTGCTGAAAAAGACCAAAGAAGCACAACTTTTTCATCAAGCTGAAATTGTTGAAAAACACATAGACGATCGTTTGTCGCAACTGGCCGAATTTGAAGTTAACCAGAAAGCTAATATTCATATAGCATTCGAATAA